Proteins encoded in a region of the Bombiscardovia apis genome:
- a CDS encoding helix-turn-helix domain-containing protein: MTIARQADPMPRKAQQQSDLPFLQGQDGERIPLSVKLYQQIRDLVLSSPSSDCEQVTPAEQTQRLTTGQAAQILGISQRTLTRMLDRGLIPYSRPQAQGYRFLNLEDVLAYKRQRDQQTRHSLENMRENASQAGSYDVDYSQYLAQFKD, from the coding sequence ATGACCATTGCAAGGCAAGCTGACCCCATGCCCCGAAAGGCCCAACAGCAGAGCGATTTACCCTTTCTTCAGGGCCAAGACGGCGAGCGCATCCCCCTATCCGTCAAGCTCTACCAGCAGATTCGAGACTTGGTACTTTCCTCACCGAGTTCAGATTGCGAGCAGGTTACTCCCGCCGAGCAAACTCAGCGCCTCACGACAGGCCAAGCAGCGCAAATTCTCGGTATTTCCCAGCGCACTCTTACCCGCATGCTCGACCGAGGCCTTATCCCCTACTCGCGCCCGCAAGCGCAAGGCTACCGTTTTCTCAATTTGGAAGACGTACTCGCCTATAAGCGTCAGCGAGACCAGCAAACCCGTCACAGCCTAGAAAACATGCGAGAAAACGCTTCGCAGGCCGGCTCTTACGACGTGGACTACTCCCAGTATCTCGCTCAGTTCAAGGACTAG
- the dnaE gene encoding DNA polymerase III subunit alpha: protein MASSLAPDSFVHLHNHTHYSTLDGASKIPELVKQVKAMGQTAIAITDHGNMHGAYELWRTAVDNDIKPILGIEAYVTPETARQDKTRVRWGDETQRSDDVSGGGFITHMTLWAEDDTGLVNLIKASSIANLEGLVGKWPRMDKEVLAAHSKGVIASTGCPSGIVQTRLRLGQFDEALRAAGEFQDIFGKDNYYVELMDHGLEIEKRVTKDLLEIAKRIGAPLVATNDAHYVRKEDAGAQDALLCINSGSHLDDPGRFKFDGSGYYIRSAEEMRDLFKEFPEACDNTMEIAERCNVMFDDHEDGAFMPRFDCPQGWDETSLFLKQVDDGLKVRYPEGVPSEVSQQADYECGVICQMQFCGYFLVVSDYINWAKEHGIMVGPGRGSAAGSMVAYAMGITELDPLQHGLIFERFLNPERVSLPDIDVDFDPDGRMKVLEYVAEKYGSDKVAQCVTYGTIKTKNALKDSARIMGYEYSAGERVTKALPPSAMGKDVSLHDIFDPSSKRYPEAREFRELYDSDSDVKRITDEAKGLEGIIRQTGVHACATIMGAEPITNTSPLMQRNDGTVTTTFEYHTCETLGLVKMDFLGLSNLSVIRDCLSNITRNGKETISYQQIPLDDKETYELLSRGDTLGVFQLDGDGMRSLLRLLKPDNFNDISALIALYRPGPMDMNSHINYAKRKNGQQKIEPIHPEVAEPLKAVLDETYGLIVYQEQVQSAARILAGYSLGKADVLRRAMGKKKPEVLAKEQVPFFEGMKEHGYSEEAAQAVWDILVPFSGYAFNKAHSAAYALIAYWTAYLKAHYPVEFMAALLQGERTNKDKTALYLGEARRMGIQVLAPDINESVSEYSAVGDVVRFGLGAIRNVGDKAVTEIVKQRESKQGKFVNFLDFVKRVSMDALNKRTVESLIKAGAFDETDGNRRALFQIHEVAIDQVVPLKRKQAEGQFDLFADEDETPESDLLGDADVSVPDIEEWDKKTKLNFEREMLGLYVSDHPLSGMASILAGMRDMSIAQLIDRAQSIGENQSVTLAGLVTSVDRRVSKRGNPWARVTIEDLESSIACTFFGKAYDNASEQLALDTVIRIRGQVDVRDEGVSLRAQDMEVPTMESADERPLIITLPRGALDRGRMERLGRILQDHPGYSEVKLAVSDAKGNVKLFTFGDGFRTRHDTSMLAEIKSIFGPSCLPAS from the coding sequence ATGGCTTCTTCTCTTGCTCCTGACAGTTTTGTGCACTTGCATAATCACACGCATTACTCCACGCTCGACGGCGCTTCCAAGATTCCTGAACTGGTGAAGCAGGTGAAGGCGATGGGACAAACCGCTATCGCCATTACTGACCACGGCAACATGCACGGCGCCTACGAGCTTTGGCGCACCGCGGTCGACAACGATATTAAACCCATCTTGGGTATCGAGGCTTACGTAACGCCGGAGACTGCTCGGCAGGATAAAACCCGCGTGCGCTGGGGCGATGAAACCCAGCGATCAGACGACGTCTCCGGCGGCGGTTTCATCACCCACATGACCCTGTGGGCCGAAGACGATACCGGCTTGGTAAACCTGATTAAGGCCTCTTCTATAGCCAATCTTGAGGGCTTAGTGGGCAAATGGCCTCGTATGGATAAAGAGGTGCTCGCTGCACACTCGAAGGGCGTGATTGCATCGACGGGCTGCCCCTCGGGCATTGTGCAGACTCGCTTGCGCTTGGGCCAGTTCGACGAAGCCCTGCGCGCGGCCGGCGAGTTCCAAGACATCTTCGGTAAAGATAACTATTACGTGGAGTTGATGGACCATGGGCTTGAGATTGAGAAGCGGGTCACGAAAGACCTGCTCGAAATTGCCAAGCGCATCGGAGCTCCGCTGGTAGCTACCAACGATGCTCATTATGTGCGCAAGGAAGATGCGGGCGCTCAGGATGCCCTGCTCTGCATCAACTCCGGCTCACACCTCGACGACCCGGGCCGCTTCAAGTTCGACGGCTCCGGCTACTACATTCGCTCAGCAGAGGAGATGCGCGACCTCTTCAAAGAGTTCCCCGAAGCTTGCGACAACACGATGGAAATAGCTGAGCGCTGCAACGTGATGTTTGACGATCACGAAGATGGTGCTTTCATGCCCCGTTTTGACTGCCCTCAGGGCTGGGACGAGACTTCGCTCTTCTTGAAACAAGTCGACGATGGCCTCAAAGTGCGCTATCCAGAAGGCGTGCCCAGTGAAGTCTCTCAACAGGCAGACTATGAATGCGGCGTGATTTGCCAGATGCAGTTCTGCGGCTACTTCCTCGTGGTCTCCGACTATATCAATTGGGCCAAAGAACACGGCATCATGGTGGGCCCCGGGCGTGGTTCGGCAGCAGGCTCAATGGTGGCATACGCTATGGGTATCACCGAGTTGGACCCCCTCCAGCACGGCCTGATTTTCGAGCGATTCCTCAACCCAGAGCGCGTCTCCCTGCCCGATATCGACGTGGATTTCGACCCTGATGGGCGTATGAAAGTCCTCGAATACGTGGCCGAAAAGTATGGCTCCGACAAGGTAGCCCAATGCGTGACTTACGGCACCATCAAAACTAAGAACGCTTTGAAAGATTCGGCTCGCATCATGGGCTACGAATACTCAGCAGGTGAGCGCGTCACTAAAGCCCTGCCGCCTTCTGCAATGGGCAAAGACGTGAGCTTGCACGACATTTTCGACCCCAGCTCCAAGCGTTACCCGGAGGCGCGCGAGTTCCGCGAACTCTACGATTCTGACTCTGATGTGAAGCGCATTACCGACGAGGCCAAGGGCTTAGAAGGCATCATTCGCCAGACGGGTGTGCACGCCTGCGCAACTATCATGGGAGCCGAGCCGATTACGAACACGTCGCCGCTCATGCAGCGCAACGACGGCACGGTGACCACCACCTTCGAATATCACACTTGCGAAACCTTGGGGCTGGTCAAGATGGATTTCTTGGGCCTTTCCAACTTGAGCGTAATCCGTGACTGCTTGAGCAACATCACGCGCAACGGTAAGGAGACCATCTCCTACCAGCAGATTCCGCTGGACGACAAGGAAACATACGAGCTGCTCTCGCGCGGTGACACGCTTGGCGTCTTCCAGCTCGATGGCGACGGCATGCGTTCCCTACTCCGCCTTCTAAAACCCGATAATTTCAACGATATATCCGCACTGATCGCCCTCTACCGCCCGGGCCCCATGGATATGAATTCGCATATCAACTATGCTAAGCGCAAGAACGGGCAGCAGAAGATTGAGCCCATCCACCCTGAGGTGGCCGAGCCGCTTAAGGCGGTTTTGGACGAGACGTACGGTCTGATTGTCTACCAGGAGCAGGTGCAGTCTGCCGCGCGTATTTTGGCCGGTTATTCGCTGGGTAAGGCAGATGTGTTGCGCCGAGCTATGGGTAAGAAAAAGCCCGAAGTGTTGGCCAAGGAGCAGGTGCCCTTCTTCGAGGGTATGAAAGAACATGGATACTCAGAGGAAGCGGCTCAGGCCGTGTGGGACATTTTGGTGCCCTTCTCTGGCTACGCTTTCAACAAGGCGCATTCCGCAGCTTACGCCCTTATCGCATACTGGACTGCCTACCTGAAGGCCCACTATCCGGTGGAGTTTATGGCAGCCCTCCTGCAAGGCGAGCGCACCAACAAAGACAAGACGGCCCTCTACTTGGGCGAGGCAAGGCGTATGGGTATCCAGGTCTTGGCACCCGACATCAACGAGTCGGTTTCGGAGTATTCCGCAGTCGGCGATGTGGTCCGTTTCGGTCTTGGTGCTATTCGCAACGTGGGCGACAAGGCCGTGACTGAGATTGTGAAGCAGCGCGAAAGCAAGCAGGGCAAGTTTGTAAACTTCCTTGACTTCGTGAAGCGCGTTTCGATGGATGCGCTCAACAAGCGTACGGTAGAGTCTCTCATTAAGGCCGGAGCTTTCGACGAGACAGACGGCAATCGCAGGGCTCTGTTCCAGATTCACGAGGTCGCCATCGACCAGGTGGTTCCTTTAAAGCGCAAGCAGGCCGAGGGCCAGTTTGACCTCTTTGCTGACGAGGATGAAACGCCTGAATCTGACTTGCTGGGCGATGCTGACGTGTCGGTGCCAGACATCGAAGAGTGGGATAAGAAAACCAAGCTCAACTTTGAGCGCGAAATGTTGGGTCTGTATGTTTCCGACCATCCGCTTTCGGGCATGGCCTCGATTTTGGCTGGCATGCGAGATATGTCGATTGCTCAGCTGATAGACCGTGCTCAGTCGATTGGTGAGAACCAGAGTGTGACTTTGGCAGGTTTGGTTACTTCCGTAGACCGGCGCGTTTCCAAGCGTGGCAACCCTTGGGCGCGCGTGACTATCGAGGATTTGGAAAGTTCAATAGCCTGCACCTTCTTCGGCAAAGCATACGACAATGCGAGCGAGCAGTTGGCGCTCGACACCGTCATTCGCATACGCGGTCAGGTCGACGTGCGCGACGAGGGCGTGAGCCTGCGGGCCCAAGACATGGAAGTTCCCACTATGGAGTCTGCTGACGAGCGGCCGCTCATTATCACCCTTCCTAGGGGTGCTCTGGATCGTGGGCGGATGGAGCGCTTGGGCCGTATCTTGCAAGATCACCCTGGCTACAGTGAGGTCAAGCTTGCGGTGTCGGACGCTAAGGGCAATGTGAAGCTCTTTACCTTTGGAGATGGTTTCCGCACCCGGCACGACACTTCGATGCTAGCGGAGATTAAATCGATATTCGGACCCTCCTGCTTACCGGCTTCGTGA
- the glnA gene encoding type I glutamate--ammonia ligase produces the protein MEKQEEFALRTVEERDVRFIRLWFTDVLGTLKSVAIAPAELEKAFDEGLGFDGSAIEGMTRVSEDDMIVKPDPSTFQILPSHGGPQGTARIFCDILTPDGEPSRGDPRHVLKRALAQAKEKDFTFYVHPEIEFYLFKGEENWLNSPVPIDEGGYFDHVPRSPAMDFRRSCVSMLEQMGISVEYSHHEAGPGQNEIDLRYADALATADNIMTFRTVVKEVSLERGMHASFMPKPYTDKPGSGMHTHLSLFEGDTNAFYEVGQEFNMSTTARQFAAGILAHAAEICAVTDQYVNSYKRLWGGAEAPSYICWGHNNRSALLRIPQYKPGKGNSARMEFRALDPVANPYLAFSVLLAAGLDGIEKKMTLGEPTSDDVWELTDAERQAMGIQPLPDSLDTALKIMEKSDFVAGVLGEHAFEYFLRNKRQEWNEYNRQVTPYELEYYLPRL, from the coding sequence ATGGAAAAACAAGAAGAGTTCGCCCTGCGTACTGTTGAAGAACGAGATGTGCGCTTCATTCGCCTCTGGTTCACCGACGTACTAGGGACCTTGAAATCGGTGGCTATAGCGCCTGCCGAACTTGAAAAAGCCTTCGACGAGGGCTTGGGCTTCGACGGCTCCGCGATTGAAGGCATGACTAGGGTCTCGGAAGATGACATGATTGTCAAGCCAGATCCTTCCACCTTCCAAATACTTCCTTCACATGGCGGCCCCCAAGGTACTGCCCGCATTTTCTGCGATATTTTGACCCCAGACGGCGAGCCCTCCCGTGGGGACCCCCGCCACGTACTCAAGCGCGCATTGGCCCAAGCCAAAGAGAAGGACTTTACCTTCTACGTGCATCCCGAAATTGAGTTCTACCTCTTTAAGGGCGAGGAAAACTGGCTGAATTCGCCTGTTCCTATCGACGAGGGCGGCTACTTCGACCATGTGCCGCGCAGCCCTGCTATGGACTTCCGTCGCTCCTGCGTGAGCATGCTGGAGCAGATGGGCATTTCGGTGGAATACTCCCATCACGAAGCGGGCCCGGGCCAAAATGAGATTGATTTGCGCTATGCGGACGCTTTGGCCACAGCAGACAACATCATGACCTTCCGCACGGTCGTTAAGGAAGTTTCCTTGGAGCGGGGTATGCATGCTTCCTTTATGCCCAAGCCTTACACCGACAAGCCCGGCTCGGGTATGCACACCCACTTGAGCCTCTTTGAGGGCGATACGAACGCCTTTTACGAGGTAGGGCAAGAGTTCAACATGTCGACTACGGCCCGGCAGTTTGCGGCCGGGATTTTGGCTCACGCGGCCGAGATTTGCGCGGTAACCGACCAGTATGTGAACTCCTACAAGCGCCTGTGGGGCGGGGCTGAGGCACCTTCCTACATCTGCTGGGGTCACAACAACCGTTCGGCCCTCCTGCGCATCCCGCAATACAAGCCCGGCAAGGGCAATTCGGCTCGCATGGAGTTCCGCGCGCTCGATCCAGTAGCCAACCCCTACTTGGCCTTCTCGGTCCTGCTGGCTGCCGGCCTAGATGGCATTGAAAAGAAGATGACCCTAGGCGAGCCCACTTCGGACGACGTTTGGGAACTCACCGACGCTGAGCGCCAGGCTATGGGCATTCAGCCCCTACCAGATTCGCTCGATACGGCCCTAAAAATCATGGAAAAGTCCGACTTCGTAGCCGGCGTCTTGGGCGAGCACGCCTTCGAGTACTTCCTACGCAACAAGCGCCAAGAATGGAACGAATACAACCGCCAAGTAACCCCCTACGAGCTCGAATACTATCTGCCGAGACTGTAG
- a CDS encoding InlB B-repeat-containing protein produces MPRTPPSYPARQVTDKLTTADITATTSLDLSDSRSGEGLIISDIVSVQGLSIFTNLTGLAIKNTKITDITPLTNMPKLIGLNVGGNQISVLGQLNNPNLEQLYLGSTSSYLNNTDENGLPIFISASNNVTTEALRTVNWSQLTKLKELSLVGNPITDLSPITEVPNLESINASDCKISSLGPLHNPNLSTLRLQRNQLAGTALSTVNWSQLTKLKTVIIYRNQITDISPLTDMPGLEDLQAWWNQIDTIGNFTNPNIVNLSLYKNKISTPALNSVNWSQLLQLKYLLLGQNLLVDISRLTNIPNLNYLSVDGNQIATLGELNNPNLTYLSIGQGGGSASWDGVGNEVHSFGGGNKITDSSFTTVKWNALTKLQTLQMYGNQITSLDNLPSIPTLLVLDAGMNKIDKLGQLNFPNLTNLRLSQNKVTSAHIATTDWSKLVQLQKLWLDSNQITSLSMLNTAWAPFIARLSQLSLNSNQITDVSTVDWSKFTALTNPNYILDNQQVRLPDIPTYSDNPLNLGPAIISHSPDVFAIPDKYNWNNTDVSTPAGGSYNTANGFYTWPHSYPGDYIYGFTGTIQLPNASGPTNFNGRISQKVLGVTVTFDANGGTLHTPAVQALANVGDRASAPNPRPTKEGEMLVGWYTQATGGDLWDFSNPVNYNMTLYAHWAAALILPTAGAIPLQQLGGGSLLALSVLSAVVYAAHILTAQRKHIPRHSPRTASSR; encoded by the coding sequence ATGCCTCGCACACCCCCCAGCTACCCAGCCCGACAAGTAACCGACAAGCTCACCACAGCCGATATCACTGCAACAACGTCATTAGATTTGAGCGATTCTAGGTCTGGAGAAGGCCTCATCATCTCTGATATTGTAAGCGTTCAAGGCTTATCCATTTTTACTAATCTCACTGGTTTAGCCATCAAAAACACCAAAATTACAGATATTACCCCTCTGACGAATATGCCAAAACTAATAGGTTTGAATGTAGGCGGTAATCAGATTAGCGTTCTCGGACAGCTCAATAACCCAAATCTTGAACAACTTTACCTTGGCAGCACAAGTTCGTATTTGAACAATACTGATGAAAATGGTTTGCCTATCTTCATTTCTGCGAGCAACAACGTGACTACCGAAGCATTACGAACCGTTAACTGGTCGCAACTAACAAAACTTAAAGAACTGAGTTTAGTTGGTAATCCAATAACCGATCTCAGCCCCATAACGGAAGTACCAAATCTTGAATCTATTAACGCAAGCGATTGCAAAATAAGTTCGTTGGGACCGTTACATAATCCGAATTTATCGACGCTTAGACTCCAACGAAATCAACTCGCTGGCACTGCTCTTTCCACGGTAAATTGGAGCCAGCTGACTAAGCTAAAAACTGTTATAATCTACAGAAACCAAATTACTGACATTAGTCCGTTAACTGATATGCCGGGACTAGAAGACCTCCAGGCATGGTGGAATCAAATTGACACCATAGGAAATTTCACCAACCCGAATATAGTAAATCTGTCGCTCTACAAAAACAAGATCAGCACACCTGCGCTAAATTCTGTCAATTGGAGCCAGCTCTTGCAGCTGAAATACCTGCTCTTAGGACAAAATTTACTCGTTGACATCAGCCGTCTCACCAACATACCGAATCTTAACTACTTGTCTGTGGATGGCAATCAGATTGCAACGTTAGGTGAGCTCAACAATCCTAATCTAACTTATCTCAGCATTGGACAAGGCGGCGGAAGCGCAAGTTGGGACGGAGTTGGCAATGAAGTCCATTCATTTGGGGGAGGCAACAAAATCACCGATTCAAGCTTTACCACGGTTAAGTGGAATGCCCTAACCAAACTGCAAACACTTCAAATGTATGGTAATCAAATTACCAGTTTAGACAACCTTCCATCCATACCTACATTACTCGTTTTGGACGCTGGCATGAACAAGATAGATAAACTGGGGCAGCTGAACTTCCCAAACCTCACAAATCTGCGCTTATCTCAAAACAAAGTCACTAGTGCTCATATTGCGACTACAGACTGGAGCAAACTTGTTCAACTTCAAAAGTTATGGCTTGATAGCAATCAAATTACAAGCTTAAGTATGCTTAATACAGCTTGGGCTCCGTTCATAGCACGACTAAGTCAGCTCTCTCTTAATAGTAATCAGATAACCGATGTCAGCACTGTAGATTGGAGCAAGTTCACCGCTTTAACAAATCCGAACTACATACTAGACAATCAACAAGTGCGCTTGCCAGACATACCTACCTACTCAGACAATCCCCTTAACCTCGGCCCTGCAATCATTAGCCACAGTCCAGATGTATTCGCCATCCCAGATAAATATAACTGGAATAACACTGACGTATCGACTCCTGCTGGCGGTTCCTACAACACAGCTAATGGCTTTTACACATGGCCACACTCATATCCAGGCGATTATATATACGGTTTTACAGGCACCATCCAGCTTCCTAACGCCTCCGGACCAACAAACTTCAACGGTAGAATCTCCCAGAAAGTTTTAGGCGTCACAGTCACTTTTGATGCTAATGGCGGAACCCTCCATACGCCTGCGGTGCAGGCTTTGGCGAACGTCGGCGATCGAGCTAGTGCACCGAATCCAAGGCCCACGAAAGAGGGCGAGATGTTAGTTGGCTGGTACACCCAGGCCACAGGAGGCGACCTCTGGGACTTCAGCAATCCCGTCAACTACAACATGACCCTCTAC
- a CDS encoding hemagglutinin, which produces MSTQQTTNSGSKKSKSGAKKRPKSSKKARSLYQRWLRLPLGRRVETAAACFVALILVIALVITALGFLGYGIKVNNMRNHQEESHELYGFNPGQIISDERFFDTTSMNGDDVQAFLNQKGAECTAQSSKDSEPCLKNFRVDTPSKPADDLCDEYQGGKNQSAATIIDGAARSCGVSQKVLLTMLQKEQHLVSATAPSKIQYKAAMGLSCPDDDSCDPKFAGFFNQVYGAAQRYRYYQKHIDDYQFKPGRINSVRYSPDPSCGASDVYIENTATALLYIYTPYQPNEAALKAGAGEGDSCSAYGNRNFSLMYNGWFNPPKPEPATPSVKKRTI; this is translated from the coding sequence ATGAGTACTCAGCAGACAACGAATTCCGGATCAAAAAAGTCCAAATCGGGCGCCAAAAAGCGTCCCAAGTCATCGAAAAAAGCCCGCTCACTTTACCAGCGCTGGCTGAGACTCCCCCTCGGTCGCCGGGTCGAGACCGCTGCTGCCTGCTTCGTGGCGCTCATCCTCGTCATTGCCCTAGTGATTACTGCCTTGGGCTTTTTGGGCTACGGCATCAAGGTCAACAATATGCGCAATCATCAGGAAGAATCGCACGAACTCTATGGTTTCAACCCCGGTCAAATCATCAGCGACGAACGCTTTTTTGACACCACTAGTATGAACGGCGACGACGTGCAGGCCTTCCTGAACCAAAAGGGTGCCGAGTGCACAGCCCAGAGCAGCAAGGACTCCGAACCCTGCCTCAAAAACTTCCGAGTTGACACACCGTCAAAGCCTGCCGACGATTTGTGTGACGAATATCAGGGCGGCAAGAACCAAAGCGCAGCTACCATCATCGACGGCGCAGCCCGCTCCTGCGGAGTCAGCCAAAAAGTCTTGCTTACCATGCTCCAAAAAGAACAGCACTTAGTTTCGGCAACTGCCCCCAGCAAGATTCAATACAAAGCAGCTATGGGCTTATCTTGCCCCGACGATGACTCCTGTGACCCCAAGTTTGCAGGCTTCTTCAACCAGGTCTACGGTGCCGCCCAGCGCTACCGCTACTACCAAAAACATATCGACGACTACCAATTCAAGCCCGGCCGTATTAACTCGGTGCGATACTCCCCCGACCCCTCCTGCGGCGCTTCCGACGTCTACATTGAAAACACAGCCACCGCACTGCTTTACATCTACACGCCCTACCAGCCCAACGAAGCAGCCCTCAAGGCCGGTGCTGGTGAAGGTGACTCCTGTTCCGCCTACGGCAACCGCAACTTCTCCCTCATGTACAACGGCTGGTTCAACCCACCCAAGCCAGAGCCCGCCACCCCCTCCGTCAAAAAGCGGACAATATAA
- a CDS encoding PIN domain-containing protein, whose amino-acid sequence MLEAAFLDANLFVPTWTLDAFLSLAEARAYEPFWSDKIMEEARVAIQEVRQVSKQQAQQVLDAANKAFPMALTQGWETLEQDIALPDIDDRHVLAAARLAGAQTIVTFNLKHFPQSALAPVGLEVQSPDAFLSRMYDGAPELCGQAMRDLVNSKHHPPRTMQEEIEHLNRIGLPVFARRLAETN is encoded by the coding sequence ATGCTAGAAGCCGCCTTCCTCGACGCAAACCTCTTCGTTCCCACCTGGACCCTCGATGCCTTTCTCAGCCTCGCGGAAGCGCGCGCATATGAGCCTTTCTGGTCAGATAAGATTATGGAAGAGGCGCGTGTAGCAATTCAAGAAGTCCGACAGGTGAGCAAGCAGCAGGCCCAGCAAGTGCTAGACGCGGCCAACAAGGCCTTTCCGATGGCACTCACCCAAGGCTGGGAAACACTTGAACAAGACATAGCTTTGCCAGATATAGACGATCGCCATGTCCTAGCCGCAGCGCGCTTGGCTGGCGCTCAAACCATCGTTACTTTCAACCTGAAACACTTTCCACAGTCCGCTCTCGCTCCGGTAGGTTTAGAAGTCCAATCACCCGACGCTTTTTTGAGTCGCATGTACGATGGGGCGCCGGAATTATGCGGTCAAGCGATGCGCGATCTGGTAAACAGCAAACATCACCCTCCCCGCACTATGCAAGAGGAAATCGAACATCTCAACCGCATAGGTCTTCCCGTATTCGCTCGCCGTTTGGCAGAAACAAACTAG